The Stieleria sp. JC731 genome has a segment encoding these proteins:
- a CDS encoding nuclear transport factor 2 family protein has translation MNDSKHADFISDIRVRFEKGDDAVEGKLAERRNTELVQAIYCAISTGDIEAFRNALSTEIEFEIIGPTAIPFSGKAKGPNDVVALVGKNFGQIESQLPEVQDVVAQGDTVVVNAREHGRLRDAASDYVIDWVQRFRFSDEKLVFFKQVYSRANSPDG, from the coding sequence ATGAACGACTCCAAGCATGCTGATTTCATTTCTGATATTCGCGTTCGATTCGAGAAAGGCGATGATGCTGTCGAAGGCAAATTGGCTGAACGCCGCAATACGGAATTGGTGCAAGCGATCTATTGTGCAATTTCGACCGGAGACATCGAGGCTTTTCGCAATGCACTTTCAACTGAAATCGAGTTTGAGATTATCGGTCCTACTGCAATCCCATTTTCCGGCAAAGCGAAAGGTCCAAATGATGTTGTCGCGCTAGTCGGCAAGAACTTTGGCCAAATCGAATCTCAACTTCCGGAGGTGCAGGATGTTGTGGCTCAAGGAGATACTGTCGTTGTGAATGCTCGCGAGCATGGTCGCCTACGTGATGCGGCAAGCGACTACGTTATCGATTGGGTGCAGCGGTTTCGATTTAGCGACGAGAAGCTAGTGTTCTTCAAACAGGTCTATTC
- a CDS encoding GxxExxY protein, translating to MLGEYFADLLVEGCLIVELKACESVADEHIAQLLGYLKSSRIETGLLVNFDAATLQVKKYLMTVSEYGS from the coding sequence ATGCTCGGAGAATACTTCGCGGATTTGCTTGTTGAAGGATGCTTGATTGTCGAGCTGAAGGCGTGCGAATCGGTAGCGGACGAACACATTGCACAACTTCTTGGATATCTAAAATCATCACGCATCGAAACGGGGCTGCTTGTGAATTTCGACGCAGCAACGCTCCAGGTCAAGAAATACTTGATGACCGTCAGCGAGTATGGAAGCTAA
- a CDS encoding GxxExxY protein gives MKWDHINQLCDVVRDTSFAIHKYHRNGHLEKVYENALAHRLRKLELDVKQQHPLTVYDEDCPCSENTSRICLLKDA, from the coding sequence ATGAAGTGGGATCACATCAACCAGCTTTGCGACGTCGTGAGAGACACAAGTTTTGCGATCCATAAGTACCATCGAAATGGGCATCTGGAAAAGGTCTACGAGAATGCCTTGGCGCATCGACTCAGGAAACTGGAGCTTGATGTCAAACAACAGCATCCACTGACCGTATACGATGAGGATTGTCCATGCTCGGAGAATACTTCGCGGATTTGCTTGTTGAAGGATGCTTGA
- a CDS encoding GxxExxY protein, with protein MKWDHINQLCDVVRETSFAIHKYHRNGHLEKVYENALAHRLRKLDFDVKQQHPLTVYDEDGTILGEYFADLLVEGCLIVELKACKSVADEHIAQLLGYLKSSRIETGLLVNFGAAKLQVKKYLMTVSEPGS; from the coding sequence ATGAAGTGGGATCACATCAACCAGCTTTGCGACGTCGTGAGAGAAACAAGTTTTGCGATCCATAAGTACCATCGAAATGGGCATCTAGAAAAGGTCTACGAGAATGCCTTGGCGCATCGCCTCAGGAAGCTGGATTTTGATGTCAAACAACAGCATCCACTGACCGTATACGATGAAGATGGAACCATACTCGGAGAATACTTCGCGGATTTGCTTGTTGAAGGATGCTTGATTGTCGAGCTGAAGGCGTGCAAATCGGTCGCGGACGAACACATTGCACAACTTCTTGGATATCTAAAATCATCACGAATTGAAACAGGGCTGCTTGTGAACTTCGGCGCAGCGAAGCTCCAAGTCAAGAAATACTTGATGACCGTAAGCGAGCCTGGAAGCTGA